From a region of the Actinomadura luzonensis genome:
- a CDS encoding Sua5/YciO/YrdC/YwlC family protein, whose amino-acid sequence METAPPTGLPPGPGARVPAAAAVLAPAAAAVPPDLATCAACLLELFDPGARRHRYAFTGCAACGPRASIAAGPPFARERTALRRFPMCAACAAEYRDPAGRRFRDEAVACPACGPRLSFLGLSGDAALRAAGALVAAGGVIAVKGPGGTRLVCDAANADSVARLRHAGGEPALMVPGPAAAAAFGRLTAQDRRLLASPGAPVLLVPRREGAPAGPPELGLVLPHTPVHHLLLDAVRRPLAVSWAGLPAGPGRRFDDVDGVLGDDLPAVSACGAADGSASGSASGAAFGAADGDTVLRSLGARAGGVRAVAVRRGAG is encoded by the coding sequence GTGGAGACGGCACCCCCCACAGGTCTTCCCCCGGGACCCGGCGCCCGCGTCCCCGCGGCGGCCGCTGTCCTCGCGCCGGCCGCCGCGGCGGTCCCGCCCGACCTCGCCACCTGCGCCGCGTGCCTGCTGGAGCTGTTCGACCCGGGCGCGCGGCGCCACCGGTACGCCTTCACCGGCTGCGCGGCCTGCGGGCCGCGGGCCTCCATCGCCGCCGGGCCGCCGTTCGCGCGTGAGCGCACCGCGCTGCGGCGCTTCCCGATGTGCGCGGCCTGCGCCGCCGAGTACCGCGACCCCGCCGGGCGGCGCTTCCGCGACGAGGCCGTCGCCTGCCCCGCGTGCGGCCCCCGGCTGAGCTTCCTCGGCCTGTCCGGCGACGCGGCGCTGCGCGCGGCCGGCGCGCTGGTCGCCGCCGGCGGCGTGATCGCCGTCAAGGGGCCGGGCGGGACGCGGCTGGTGTGCGACGCGGCCAACGCCGACTCCGTCGCCCGGCTGCGGCACGCCGGCGGCGAACCCGCCCTCATGGTGCCGGGGCCCGCCGCCGCGGCGGCCTTCGGGCGGCTCACCGCCCAGGACCGGCGGCTGCTCGCCTCGCCGGGCGCGCCCGTCCTGCTCGTCCCGCGCCGGGAGGGCGCGCCCGCCGGGCCGCCGGAGCTCGGGCTGGTGCTGCCGCACACGCCGGTGCACCACCTGCTGCTGGACGCCGTCCGCCGGCCGCTCGCCGTGTCCTGGGCCGGCCTCCCCGCCGGGCCGGGGCGGCGCTTCGACGACGTGGACGGGGTGCTGGGCGACGACCTGCCCGCCGTGTCCGCCTGCGGGGCCGCCGACGGGTCCGCCTCCGGGTCCGCTTCCGGGGCCGCCTTCGGGGCCGCCGACGGGGACACGGTGCTGCGCTCGCTCGGGGCCCGGGCCGGCGGGGTGCGGGCCGTCGCGGTGCGCCGGGGCGCGGGCTGA
- a CDS encoding CBS domain-containing protein: MAIEVKDLMGRVAIAVREDASFADIVAAMKRFAVGAVTVIDAERRPVGVVTADDLLMKEADPVRHSVSIFESRERRREHEKAAAVTAAQLMTSPAITVAPRSTVREAARLMHDRHIKQLPVVDPGTGRIVGTLHQRDVLRVFTRPVEELEDDIRAVLPEHGTFAVEIDRGLVRISGRTEWRSQAVALVERVRGVEGVIDVVADVSCDKDDLIVMPPLL; this comes from the coding sequence ATGGCAATCGAAGTCAAGGACCTCATGGGACGCGTGGCCATCGCCGTCAGGGAGGACGCGTCGTTCGCCGACATCGTGGCCGCGATGAAGCGGTTCGCGGTCGGCGCCGTCACCGTCATCGACGCCGAGCGGCGGCCCGTGGGCGTGGTCACCGCGGACGATCTCCTCATGAAGGAGGCCGACCCGGTGCGCCACAGCGTCTCCATCTTCGAGTCCCGCGAGCGGCGCAGGGAGCACGAGAAGGCCGCGGCGGTCACCGCCGCCCAGCTCATGACCTCGCCGGCGATCACCGTCGCGCCCCGCAGCACCGTGCGCGAGGCGGCCAGGCTGATGCACGACCGGCACATCAAGCAGCTTCCCGTGGTCGACCCCGGCACCGGCAGGATCGTCGGCACCCTGCACCAGCGGGACGTGCTGCGCGTCTTCACCCGGCCGGTCGAGGAGCTGGAGGACGACATCAGGGCCGTGCTCCCCGAGCACGGGACGTTCGCGGTCGAGATCGACCGCGGCCTGGTGCGGATCTCCGGCCGGACCGAATGGCGCTCGCAGGCGGTCGCGCTCGTCGAGCGGGTACGCGGCGTGGAAGGGGTCATCGACGTCGTCGCGGACGTGAGCTGCGACAAGGACGACCTCATCGTCATGCCGCCGCTGCTGTAG
- a CDS encoding universal stress protein, with product MIVVGVDGSLTARAAVDWAAGDAFRSHVPLRIVYAVDRSPYQIDRFPASGVSDTLVREGHRVLREAVALARERQPAVEVQTQDIEGAPAAVLREQAEHASEVVVGSRGLGGFAGTLLGSVSAHVAGQAPCPVVVVRGERRPRQGRIVVGVDDSPACEPALAYAFRQADLRGSKLRVVHAFAPEIARDLDEVRANQHRAVQRRLEAFRRGYPDVEVSEDIKFASPVEALTEASAEADLVVVGSHGRGPLGAALLGSVSRGVLHHARCTVAVVRAPQAGVPAQRT from the coding sequence ATGATCGTGGTGGGTGTGGACGGGTCGTTGACCGCGCGGGCGGCGGTGGACTGGGCGGCCGGTGACGCCTTCCGCTCGCACGTGCCGCTCAGAATCGTGTACGCGGTGGACCGCTCGCCGTACCAGATCGACAGGTTCCCCGCCTCCGGGGTCAGCGACACCCTGGTCCGCGAGGGGCACCGGGTGCTGCGCGAGGCCGTCGCGCTGGCCCGCGAGCGGCAGCCCGCGGTCGAGGTGCAGACGCAGGACATCGAGGGCGCGCCCGCGGCCGTGCTGCGCGAGCAGGCCGAGCACGCCAGCGAGGTCGTGGTCGGCAGCCGGGGCCTCGGCGGCTTCGCCGGGACGCTGCTCGGCTCCGTCAGCGCCCACGTGGCCGGGCAGGCGCCGTGCCCCGTCGTCGTGGTGCGCGGCGAGCGGCGGCCCCGCCAGGGCCGCATCGTGGTCGGCGTGGACGACTCGCCCGCCTGCGAGCCCGCGCTCGCCTACGCCTTCCGGCAGGCCGACCTGCGCGGCAGCAAGCTGCGCGTGGTGCACGCCTTCGCCCCCGAGATCGCCCGCGACCTCGACGAGGTGCGCGCCAACCAGCACCGGGCCGTCCAGCGGCGGCTGGAGGCGTTCCGCCGCGGCTACCCGGACGTCGAGGTCAGCGAGGACATCAAGTTCGCCAGCCCCGTCGAGGCGCTCACCGAGGCGTCCGCGGAGGCCGACCTGGTGGTGGTCGGCTCGCACGGGCGCGGACCGCTCGGCGCGGCGCTGCTCGGCTCGGTCAGCCGCGGCGTCCTGCACCACGCCCGCTGCACCGTGGCCGTCGTCCGCGCCCCGCAGGCCGGCGTGCCCGCCCAGAGGACCTAA
- a CDS encoding nitroreductase/quinone reductase family protein gives MERPSLTRPPGRHAPRRLDRLQNLLNPFVVRLLRSPLHDLVSGSVALLEVTGRRSGRLLAVPVSYRRERDVLRVLTRRSRQWWRNVRGGAPLRALVGGVTYEAVADAGPADPEAGGELVAVTVHLEARAPAAGPGPRGLWRRWFAAVTLGEIAGFAVPAVTGALAAGVPWGLLGIGPLLQGATIVAAGLAEGVVLGLAQAYALRSALPGAGTREWVRATAGGAGIAWTVGALPFVLGERLWRWHPAVLVLLGVVLLAGMGVLQWRVLRRHVPRAWRWVPATMAAWLVALGAFMLVATPLWQEGQPGWLVAAVGVLAGAVMAATVAALTGLALVRLLRPVMVLRPPT, from the coding sequence ATGGAGCGTCCATCCCTCACCCGGCCGCCCGGGCGTCACGCCCCCCGGCGCCTGGACCGCCTGCAGAACCTGCTGAACCCGTTCGTCGTCCGGCTGCTGCGCTCGCCGCTGCACGACCTGGTCTCCGGCTCGGTCGCGCTGCTGGAGGTCACCGGCCGCCGCAGCGGGAGACTCCTCGCGGTGCCGGTGAGCTACCGGCGCGAGCGCGACGTGCTGCGCGTGCTCACCCGCCGCTCCCGGCAGTGGTGGCGCAACGTGCGCGGCGGCGCGCCGCTGCGGGCCCTCGTGGGCGGCGTGACGTACGAGGCAGTCGCCGACGCCGGCCCCGCCGATCCCGAGGCCGGGGGAGAGCTCGTCGCGGTCACCGTCCACCTGGAGGCCCGGGCGCCCGCGGCCGGGCCCGGCCCGCGGGGCCTGTGGCGGCGCTGGTTCGCCGCCGTCACGCTCGGCGAGATCGCGGGGTTCGCGGTCCCCGCCGTGACCGGGGCGCTCGCGGCGGGCGTGCCGTGGGGGCTGCTCGGCATCGGGCCGCTGCTGCAGGGCGCCACGATCGTCGCGGCGGGGCTGGCCGAGGGCGTCGTGCTCGGGCTGGCGCAGGCGTACGCGCTGCGGAGCGCGCTGCCCGGGGCCGGGACGCGGGAGTGGGTGCGGGCGACGGCCGGCGGCGCGGGGATCGCGTGGACGGTCGGGGCGCTGCCGTTCGTGCTGGGCGAGCGGCTGTGGCGGTGGCACCCGGCGGTGCTCGTGCTGCTCGGCGTGGTGCTGCTGGCCGGGATGGGCGTGCTGCAGTGGCGGGTGCTGCGGCGGCACGTGCCGCGCGCCTGGCGGTGGGTGCCCGCGACGATGGCCGCCTGGCTGGTGGCGCTCGGGGCGTTCATGCTGGTGGCGACGCCACTGTGGCAGGAGGGGCAGCCGGGGTGGCTGGTGGCCGCCGTCGGGGTGCTCGCCGGGGCCGTCATGGCCGCCACGGTCGCCGCGCTCACCGGCCTCGCCCTGGTCCGGCTCCTGCGACCCGTCATGGTCCTAAGGCCCCCCACGTGA
- a CDS encoding DUF4389 domain-containing protein, whose product MNGYPVRVEARLDEPLNRGLWLVKWFLAIPHYIVLSLLWIAFAVLSVVAFFAILFTERYPRALFDFNLGVLRWTWRVAYYTYGALGTDRYPPFSLGAEPDYPATLEIDYPERLSRGLVLVKWWLLAIPHYLVVGLFTAGSVISWRDDVPDRVGGWFYTLDWGGLIGLMVALAAVALLFTGRYPHGVYDFVVGMNRWALRVAAYAALMTDAYPPFRLEQGGHELPRMEPPPVPHQEPVRHTTGSVVAIVLGALLAFAAIGTAAAGSFSAVVARSRAGDGFVSTTAERIATPSYALTTEEIAIGGQGVQYVRGFTGKVRISATGTATPLFVGVGPTADVDSYLRNVAYDRITRLTFGPGPEDVTYVRHPGGGPAAAPAAQPFWAAKGSGSVEWTLRPGDWTVVVMNADGGATISADLRLGATLPWLDSVTQGLFVVTGILLLTGTALVLIGVRLPHTPAPGPKPTVPTA is encoded by the coding sequence ATGAACGGTTACCCCGTCAGAGTGGAGGCCAGGCTGGACGAGCCGCTGAACCGCGGCCTGTGGCTCGTCAAATGGTTCCTGGCGATCCCCCACTACATCGTGCTGTCGCTTCTCTGGATCGCCTTCGCGGTCCTCTCCGTCGTGGCGTTCTTCGCGATCCTGTTCACCGAGCGGTATCCGCGGGCGCTGTTCGACTTCAACCTCGGCGTGCTGCGCTGGACCTGGCGGGTGGCGTACTACACCTACGGCGCGCTGGGCACCGACCGCTACCCGCCCTTCTCCCTCGGCGCCGAGCCGGACTACCCGGCCACGCTGGAGATCGACTACCCCGAGCGGCTCTCGCGCGGGCTGGTGCTGGTCAAGTGGTGGCTGCTGGCCATCCCGCACTACCTGGTGGTCGGGCTGTTCACCGCGGGCAGCGTGATCTCCTGGCGCGACGACGTGCCCGACCGGGTCGGCGGCTGGTTCTACACGCTCGACTGGGGCGGCCTCATCGGGCTCATGGTCGCGCTCGCCGCCGTCGCCCTGCTGTTCACCGGCCGCTACCCGCACGGCGTCTACGACTTCGTGGTGGGGATGAACCGGTGGGCGCTGCGGGTGGCCGCGTACGCGGCGCTGATGACCGACGCCTACCCGCCGTTCCGGCTGGAGCAGGGCGGGCACGAGCTGCCGCGGATGGAGCCGCCGCCGGTGCCGCACCAGGAGCCGGTCCGGCACACGACCGGGTCGGTGGTGGCGATCGTGCTCGGCGCGCTGCTCGCGTTCGCGGCGATCGGGACGGCGGCGGCCGGGTCGTTCTCGGCCGTGGTCGCGCGCTCCCGGGCCGGCGACGGCTTCGTCAGCACGACCGCCGAGCGGATCGCGACCCCGTCGTACGCGCTGACCACCGAGGAGATCGCCATCGGCGGCCAGGGCGTCCAGTACGTGCGCGGCTTCACCGGCAAGGTGCGCATCTCGGCCACCGGCACGGCCACGCCGCTGTTCGTCGGTGTCGGGCCGACGGCGGACGTGGACAGCTACCTGCGGAACGTCGCCTACGACCGCATCACCCGCCTGACCTTCGGCCCGGGGCCCGAGGACGTCACCTACGTCCGGCACCCCGGCGGCGGACCGGCGGCGGCGCCCGCGGCGCAGCCGTTCTGGGCGGCCAAGGGCTCCGGCAGCGTGGAGTGGACGCTGCGGCCCGGTGACTGGACGGTCGTGGTGATGAACGCCGACGGCGGCGCGACGATCTCGGCCGATCTGCGGCTCGGGGCCACGCTGCCGTGGCTGGACAGCGTGACGCAGGGATTGTTCGTGGTGACCGGGATCCTGCTGCTGACCGGCACGGCGCTGGTGCTGATCGGCGTCCGGCTGCCGCACACCCCGGCGCCCGGGCCCAAGCCCACGGTGCCGACAGCTTGA
- a CDS encoding universal stress protein gives MRDDELGVVAGFDESDEGRRALRYAAAEAAASRLPLTVCNAWEWPYHEWPGELVPLTLAKLPALRMVRSGARWAALEHPELVVNALTDRGTPPEVLTRLSRTAAMIVVGTRGYGGVGGLVAGSTSAYVAAHARCPVIVVRGGPPSRSMPVVAGFDASPPAFAALRFAARQALVRHTRLRVVIAYREQGREAAMDEPRTSAEGLAWDELQALHRADPELDATVEQVDQPARQALLAASERARLVVVGPRGLGELRGLLLGSVSQALVHRAACPVAVVPAPAAALRHEHVREHRVAAPRER, from the coding sequence ATGCGTGACGACGAGCTGGGCGTGGTCGCGGGCTTCGACGAGTCGGACGAGGGCCGGCGGGCCCTGCGCTACGCCGCCGCGGAGGCCGCCGCCTCCCGGCTGCCGCTCACCGTGTGCAACGCCTGGGAGTGGCCCTACCACGAGTGGCCGGGCGAGCTGGTGCCGCTGACGCTGGCCAAGCTGCCCGCCCTGCGCATGGTCAGGAGCGGCGCCCGCTGGGCCGCACTCGAACACCCTGAGCTGGTCGTCAACGCGCTCACCGACCGGGGCACGCCCCCGGAGGTCCTGACGCGCCTGTCGCGGACCGCCGCCATGATCGTGGTCGGCACCCGCGGGTACGGCGGCGTGGGCGGGCTGGTGGCCGGCTCGACCAGCGCGTACGTGGCCGCGCACGCCCGCTGCCCGGTCATCGTGGTGCGCGGCGGGCCGCCGTCGAGGAGCATGCCGGTGGTCGCCGGGTTCGACGCCTCGCCGCCCGCCTTCGCCGCCCTGCGCTTCGCCGCCCGGCAGGCCCTGGTCCGGCACACGCGGCTGCGCGTGGTCATCGCCTACCGCGAGCAGGGCAGGGAGGCGGCCATGGACGAGCCCCGCACCTCGGCCGAGGGCCTGGCCTGGGACGAGCTGCAGGCGCTGCACCGCGCCGACCCGGAGCTGGACGCGACGGTCGAGCAGGTGGACCAGCCGGCCCGGCAGGCGCTGCTGGCGGCCAGTGAGCGGGCGCGGCTGGTGGTCGTCGGCCCGCGCGGGCTGGGCGAGCTGCGCGGCCTGCTGCTCGGCTCGGTCAGCCAGGCGCTCGTGCACCGGGCGGCCTGCCCGGTCGCGGTCGTGCCCGCCCCCGCCGCCGCCCTCCGCCACGAGCACGTGCGCGAGCACCGGGTCGCCGCCCCGCGTGAACGCTGA
- a CDS encoding class I fructose-bisphosphate aldolase, which produces MEVKELLGDEAAYLLEHHATGVARESLQLPGPDYVDRVVTCTDRGPAVLRNLQHVFDTGRLGGTGYLSILPVDQGVEHSAAASFAPNPAYFDPAALCELAVEGGCNAIASTLGVLGAVSRRYAHRVPFIVKLNHNELMTYPNRYDQTPFASVRQAFELGAVAVGATVYFGAQESMRQLQEVRAAFQEAHELGLFTVLWAYLRNEDFVRDGVDYQLSADLTGQANHLAATVEADIVKQKQPECNGGFRALRFGKTHDAVYDRLAADHPIELTRWQVVNCYMGRVGLINSGGASGGQGDLAQAVRTAVINKRAGGMGLIVGRKSFQRPMADGVRLLHAVQDVYLDPDVTVA; this is translated from the coding sequence ATGGAAGTCAAGGAGCTGCTCGGCGACGAGGCGGCCTACCTGCTGGAGCACCACGCCACCGGCGTCGCGCGCGAGTCGCTGCAACTGCCGGGGCCGGACTACGTGGACCGCGTCGTGACCTGCACCGACCGAGGCCCGGCGGTACTCCGCAACCTGCAGCACGTCTTCGACACCGGCCGCCTCGGCGGCACGGGATACCTGTCGATCCTGCCCGTGGACCAGGGCGTCGAGCACTCGGCGGCGGCGTCCTTCGCGCCGAACCCCGCCTACTTCGACCCCGCCGCGCTGTGCGAGCTGGCGGTCGAGGGCGGCTGCAACGCCATCGCCTCCACGCTCGGCGTGCTCGGGGCGGTGTCCCGCCGGTACGCGCACCGTGTGCCGTTCATCGTCAAGCTCAACCACAACGAGCTGATGACCTACCCCAACCGCTACGACCAGACGCCGTTCGCCTCGGTGCGGCAGGCGTTCGAGCTGGGCGCGGTCGCCGTGGGCGCCACCGTGTACTTCGGCGCCCAGGAGAGCATGCGCCAGCTCCAGGAGGTGCGCGCGGCCTTCCAGGAGGCGCACGAGCTGGGGCTGTTCACCGTGCTGTGGGCGTACCTGCGCAACGAGGACTTCGTCAGGGACGGCGTGGACTACCAGCTCAGCGCCGACCTCACCGGGCAGGCCAACCACCTCGCCGCCACCGTCGAGGCCGACATCGTCAAGCAGAAGCAGCCCGAGTGCAACGGCGGCTTCCGCGCGCTGCGGTTCGGCAAGACGCACGACGCCGTCTACGACAGGCTGGCCGCCGACCACCCGATCGAGCTGACCCGCTGGCAGGTCGTCAACTGCTACATGGGCCGCGTCGGGCTGATCAACTCCGGCGGCGCCTCCGGCGGGCAGGGCGACCTGGCGCAGGCCGTGCGCACCGCGGTCATCAACAAGCGGGCCGGCGGGATGGGCCTGATCGTCGGGCGCAAGTCGTTCCAGCGGCCGATGGCCGACGGGGTGCGGCTGCTGCACGCCGTGCAGGACGTCTACCTCGACCCCGACGTCACTGTCGCGTAG
- a CDS encoding SRPBCC family protein, with amino-acid sequence MEERADRRVRALLRPLAVTAALAAYLLFVRPRLLRWGATPEEAGEALPGDELVPRPHVVATRAVTVDAPPEAVWPWLAQMGGPPRAGWYGYDPRDEPGRIVPELQKIEVGDLLPTGRGGTGYRVVEVEPERLLVLSIHAFHVLVSWTITLREAGGRTRVVFRQRVQCRPGVLGLVYLLLSQSADFLTVRKQLTTIKALAEREFRRSFVEP; translated from the coding sequence ATGGAGGAACGCGCCGACCGCCGAGTGCGGGCCCTGCTCCGGCCGCTGGCCGTGACGGCCGCGCTGGCCGCGTATCTGCTGTTCGTCCGTCCCAGGCTGCTGCGCTGGGGCGCGACGCCGGAGGAGGCGGGCGAGGCGCTGCCCGGCGACGAGCTGGTGCCGCGCCCGCACGTGGTCGCCACCCGCGCCGTCACGGTCGACGCGCCGCCGGAGGCGGTGTGGCCGTGGCTGGCGCAGATGGGCGGCCCGCCCCGGGCCGGCTGGTACGGCTACGACCCGCGCGACGAGCCCGGCCGCATCGTGCCGGAGCTGCAGAAGATCGAGGTGGGCGACCTGCTGCCGACCGGCCGCGGCGGCACCGGCTACCGGGTGGTGGAGGTGGAGCCCGAGCGGCTGCTGGTGCTGTCGATCCACGCCTTCCACGTCCTGGTCTCGTGGACGATCACGCTGCGGGAGGCCGGGGGGCGCACCCGGGTGGTGTTCCGGCAGCGGGTGCAGTGCCGGCCGGGCGTGCTCGGGCTGGTCTATCTGCTGCTGTCGCAGTCGGCCGACTTCCTCACCGTCAGGAAGCAGCTGACGACGATCAAGGCGCTCGCCGAGCGCGAATTCCGGCGGAGTTTCGTCGAGCCGTGA
- a CDS encoding DUF1876 domain-containing protein, with product MRATEWTVRVELTEDGDETTARAALVTDEGAEVTGEGRARRNPSDPAVPGIGAELAASRALNDLAERLALITRRDIAGSADTPVPSRSW from the coding sequence ATGAGAGCCACGGAATGGACGGTGCGCGTCGAGCTGACCGAGGACGGCGACGAGACGACGGCGCGGGCGGCGCTGGTGACCGACGAAGGGGCCGAGGTGACGGGCGAGGGCCGGGCGCGGCGCAATCCGTCGGACCCGGCGGTGCCGGGGATCGGGGCCGAGCTGGCCGCCTCGCGGGCCCTGAACGACCTGGCCGAACGGCTGGCGCTGATCACCCGGCGGGACATCGCGGGGTCGGCGGACACGCCCGTTCCGAGCCGTTCCTGGTAA
- a CDS encoding alpha/beta fold hydrolase: MQPTEEKFVPSGELRLWTERFGDPADPVVLLVMGTSTPGIGWPDELVEALVAGGRQVIRFDHRDTGRSSCVDFAAAPYALRDLAGDALAVLDGHGVRSAHVVGASLGGAVAQWLAVHRPERVARLTAIMTSPMGADAGPVWARALSGQAPDPADLPPPAPRFLEHLARAAAAPRATREERVAAAVETWRVLNGGVLPFDETAARRLAEETEDRTADPSAALNHDRAGRALTPDRRAPLSSIACPALVVHGTEDPLLPLPHGEALAALVPGARFHAVPGMGHGFLSPGLPRRVAGLLLR; encoded by the coding sequence ATGCAACCGACGGAAGAGAAATTCGTCCCTTCTGGGGAATTGCGGCTGTGGACCGAGCGGTTCGGCGATCCGGCGGACCCGGTGGTGCTGCTCGTCATGGGCACCTCCACCCCCGGCATCGGCTGGCCGGACGAGCTGGTCGAGGCGCTCGTGGCGGGCGGGCGGCAGGTCATCAGGTTCGACCACCGCGACACCGGGCGGTCCTCGTGCGTGGACTTCGCGGCGGCGCCGTACGCGCTGAGGGACCTGGCGGGCGACGCGCTGGCCGTGCTCGACGGGCACGGCGTGCGGTCGGCGCACGTCGTGGGCGCGTCACTCGGCGGGGCCGTCGCGCAGTGGCTGGCCGTGCACCGTCCCGAGCGGGTGGCCCGCCTCACCGCGATCATGACCAGCCCGATGGGCGCGGACGCCGGCCCGGTGTGGGCCCGCGCCCTGTCCGGCCAGGCCCCGGACCCCGCCGACCTGCCGCCGCCCGCCCCGCGCTTCCTGGAGCACCTGGCCCGCGCGGCGGCCGCCCCGCGCGCGACCCGGGAGGAGCGGGTCGCCGCGGCCGTGGAGACCTGGCGGGTGCTGAACGGCGGCGTGCTGCCGTTCGACGAGACCGCGGCGCGCCGCCTGGCCGAGGAGACCGAGGACCGCACCGCCGACCCGTCGGCCGCGCTCAACCACGACCGGGCGGGCCGGGCGCTCACCCCCGACCGCCGCGCGCCGCTGTCCTCGATCGCCTGCCCGGCGCTCGTCGTGCACGGCACCGAGGACCCGCTGCTGCCGTTGCCGCACGGCGAGGCGCTGGCCGCCCTCGTCCCGGGGGCCCGCTTCCACGCCGTCCCCGGCATGGGGCACGGCTTCCTGTCCCCCGGCCTGCCGCGCCGCGTCGCCGGCCTGCTCCTCCGATGA